A DNA window from Myripristis murdjan chromosome 19, fMyrMur1.1, whole genome shotgun sequence contains the following coding sequences:
- the fbxl15 gene encoding F-box/LRR-repeat protein 15, whose amino-acid sequence MDEDAEVRKCHLLDLPWEDVLVQHILCYLPLRHLVSLQRVSKQFHSLIQVYLAKCRTFDLSQIGPCIPKEAFCSMLKDNKVLQTLSLQNCSDWVTDKELLPVISQNQHLLRVDMKGCVRLTRHSLVAVSLSCRHLQHLGLAHCEWVDSLSLRSLADHCGGLQSIDLTACRQLKDDAICYLAKKCHELRSLSVAVNANVTDESVEEVAKNCRGLEQLDLTGCLRVRNQSIRTVAEYCPKLQSLKVNHCHNVTESSLDLLRKRNVEIDVEPPLQRALVLLQDVVGFAPFINLQI is encoded by the exons ATGGACGAAGATGCGGAAGTGCGAAA atgtcaTCTTCTGGACTTGCCATGGGAGGATGTACTAGTTCaacatattttgtgttatttgccATTGCGACACCTGGTCAGCCTCCAGAGAGTGAGCAAGCAGTTTCACAGCCTCATCCAGGTGTATCTAGCCAAATGTCGGACTTTTGATCTGTCCCAG ATTGGTCCTTGCATTCCCAAGGAGGCATTTTGCTCCATGTTAAAGGACAACAAAGTTCTCCAAACCCTGTCACTACAGAACTGCTCAGATTGGGTGACAGACAAGGAGCTGCTGCCAGTTATTAGCCAGAACCAGCACCTGCTGAGAGTGGACATGAAGGGGTGCGTTCGGCTTACCCGCCACTCCCTGGTGGCTGTGTCCTTGAGCTGCAGGCACCTACAGCACCTGGGCCTGGCGCACTGCGAGTGGGTGGACAGCCTGTCCCTGCGCAGCCTGGCTGACCACTGCGGGGGGCTGCAGTCTATCGACCTCACCGCCTGCCGCCAGCTCAAGGACGATGCCATCTGCTACCTGGCTAAGAAATGTCACGAGCTGAGGTCTCTGTCTGTGGCAGTCAACGCCAACGTCACTGATGAGTCTGTGGAAGAAGTGGCCAAAAACTGCAGGGGCCTGGAGCAGCTGGACCTGACAGGCTGCCTGCGGGTTAGGAACCAGTCCATCAG GACTGTTGCAGAGTACTGCCCGAAGCTGCAGTCCCTGAAGGTGAATCACTGTCACAATGTGACCGAGTCCAGCCTCGATCTCCTACGGAAGAGGAATGTAGAGATTGATGTTGAGCCGCCCTTACAGAGGGCCCTGGTACTTCTGCAAGATGTGGTGGGCTTTGCCCCGTTTATCAATCTTCAGATATAG
- the ndufb8 gene encoding NADH dehydrogenase [ubiquinone] 1 beta subcomplex subunit 8, mitochondrial: MAGVGFRRWAQLLSKRKASGIPALISGCRAASGVSKDILPGPYPKTPEERAAAAKKYNLRVDDYHPYPDNGEGYGDYPMLADRSQHERDPWYQWDHPDLRRNWGEPMHWHFDMFIRNRVDTSPSPVSWSSMCKQLFGYIGFMLFMFYVGGVYASYQPVAPKQYPYNNLHLERGGDPEKQPEEVKHYEI, encoded by the exons ATGGCTGGAGTCGGTTTTCGACGCTGGGCCCAACTGCTCTCCAAACGGAAAGCGTCTGGCATTCCAGCGCTCATTTCGGGATGTAGAGCAG CCTCTGGTGTTTCGAAGGATATTCTCCCTGGTCCTTACCCTAAGACTCCCGAGGAGAGAGCCGCTGCAGCCAAGAAATACAACTTGAGGGTCGATGACTATCATCCATATCCCGACAATGGCGAGGG CTATGGTGATTACCCGATGCTAGCAGACAGATCTCAGCATGAGAGAGACCCCTGGTACCAGTGGGACCACCCTGACCTGAGGAGGAACTGGGGAGAGCCG ATGCACTGGCATTTCGACATGTTCATCAGAAACCGTGTGGATACCTCTCCCAGCCCAGTTTCCTGGTCCTCAATGTGCAAACAGCTGTTTGGTTACATCGGATTCATGTTGTTCATGTTCTACGTCGGTGGGGTATACGCATCATACCAGCCTGTT GCACCCAAACAGTACCCCTACAACAACCTGCacctggagagaggaggagatcctgaaaaacaacccgaGGAAGTCAAACATTATGAAATCTAA
- the gpx9 gene encoding glutathione peroxidase 9 codes for MEMFGDLNFTVLGFSCNQFGLQSPEVNHETLNVLKYVRPGGGFVPKFPVFGKVEVNGLNEEPLFTFLKESLPFVNAVIGDIKKFYWSPIKVNDIRWNFEKFLISADGTPFRRFELHCPIQSVEKSIAELL; via the exons ATGGAAATGTTTGGTGACCTCAACTTCACCGTCCTTGGGTTCTCCTGTaatcagtttggtcttcagtcACCAG aggTAAACCATGAAACCCTTAATGTTCTGAAGTATGTGAGACCCGGCGGAGGGTTTGTTCCCAAATTCCCTGTGTTTGGCAAAGTGGAGGTGAACGGACTGAATGAAGAACCTCTTTTCACCTTTCTCAAG GAATCTTTGCCATTTGTGAACGCTGTTATTGGAGATATAAAGAAATTCTACTGGTCCCCAATCAAAGTCAATGATATCCGGTGGAACTTTGAGAAGTTCCTCATCAGTGCAGACGGCACGCCTTTCAGACG CTTTGAACTCCACTGTCCCATTCAGTCGGTGGAGAAATCCATCGCCGAACTTCTGTAG